In one window of Erythrolamprus reginae isolate rEryReg1 chromosome 1, rEryReg1.hap1, whole genome shotgun sequence DNA:
- the TEKT1 gene encoding tektin-1 isoform X2, giving the protein MAKLIQAPPKFLPPEWHIANKAQYSGAEAQRSRSERLVDESQRLVDEIERTTQKTQSDVNKRIEQRLEEIKFWRQQLDDKLDQIVKETEVLVSFKTRLEKALEGCKGPLSTIQECILNRERRVGIDLVHDEVEQELIKEVEVFQGALALLERTMQQTDEQLRLNRTAKYNLEQDLKDKYMALTIDNYCSNLTNNSPDIGYAQNVVKVEENSVSPEQWMDFSNANVEKADKQRNNSLTLRALIDSILSQTASDMRKQNRTVNVAFQNRVKETKDAKNKLEIHLAKLMEEINSQMRNIEALTKAILDKKGPAKVAQTRLESRTHRPNVELCRDMVQYRLMNEVQEINHNIQRLMDTLTQAEIELKGLNRRQLSLEEEIEVKANTLYIDEVLCMRMRESISINNF; this is encoded by the exons ATGGCCAAGTTGATACAAGCGCCCCCTAAGTTTCTGCCCCCCGAATGGCACATTGCTAACAAGGCCCAATACAGTGGTGCCGAGGCCCAGCGGTCTCGTTCGGAACGCTTGGTGGACGAGAGCCAGCGGTTGGTAGATGAAATCGAGAGAACCACTCAGAAGACCCAGAGTGATGTCAACAAGAGAATAG AACAGAGACTTGAGGAGATAAAATTCTGGAGACAGCAGCTGGATGACAAGCTTGACCAGATTGTTAAGGAGACCGAAGTGCTTGTGTCCTtcaaaacaaggctggaaaaggcgctGGAAGGCTGCAAAGGACCACTTTCAACTATCCAGGAGTGTATCTTAAACCG cgAAAGGAGAGTTGGCATTGATCTGGTCCATGATGAAGTGGAACAGGAGCTGATCAAGGAAGTTGAGGTCTTCCAGGGAGCCCTTGCTCTCCTTGAACGTACCATGCAGCAAACAGATGAGCAACTCAG GCTTAATCGCACGGCCAAATACAATCTTGAACAGGACCTGAAGGACAAGTACATGGCCTTGACCATTGACAATTATTGCTCCAATCTGACCAACAACTCTCCTGATATTGGATACGCTCAAAATGTAGTCAAGGTTGAGGAGAA CTCAGTGAGCCCCGAACAGTGGATGGATTTCTCCAACGCAAACGTTGAAAAGGCTGACAAGCAGCGAAACAATTCCCTGACCCTCAGAGCCTTGATTGACAGCATTTTGTCGCAGACTGCAAGTGACATGCGCAAGCAAAACAGGACAGTAAATGTTGCGTTCCAGAACAGGGTGAAGGAGACCAAGGATGCCAAGAACAAATTAGAAATTCACCTGGCAAAG CTGATGGAGGAGATCAACTCTCAGATGAGAAATATTGAGGCTCTGACGAAAGCTATTCTGGATAAGAAGGGGCCAGCCAAGGTGGCCCAAACTCGCCTGGAGTCCCGGACTCACCGTCCAAATGTAGAGCTTTGCCGCGATATGGTGCAGTATCGACTCATGAATGAAGTGCAAGAAATCAACCATAATATCCAGAG GCTGATGGACACATTGACCCAGGCTGAAATTGAACTGAAAGGCCTCAACCGCCGGCAACTCTCCCTGGAGGAAGAGATTGAAGTCAAAGCAAATACCCTATACATTGATGAAGTGCTCTGCATGAGGATGAGAGAGTCCATTTCCATCAATAATTTTTGA
- the TEKT1 gene encoding tektin-1 isoform X1 encodes MAKLIQAPPKFLPPEWHIANKAQYSGAEAQRSRSERLVDESQRLVDEIERTTQKTQSDVNKRIEQRLEEIKFWRQQLDDKLDQIVKETEVLVSFKTRLEKALEGCKGPLSTIQECILNRERRVGIDLVHDEVEQELIKEVEVFQGALALLERTMQQTDEQLRHMQKEGELVSSFYIKNYERDKRLLCKIWCSVPWGLWLNRTAKYNLEQDLKDKYMALTIDNYCSNLTNNSPDIGYAQNVVKVEENSVSPEQWMDFSNANVEKADKQRNNSLTLRALIDSILSQTASDMRKQNRTVNVAFQNRVKETKDAKNKLEIHLAKLMEEINSQMRNIEALTKAILDKKGPAKVAQTRLESRTHRPNVELCRDMVQYRLMNEVQEINHNIQRLMDTLTQAEIELKGLNRRQLSLEEEIEVKANTLYIDEVLCMRMRESISINNF; translated from the exons ATGGCCAAGTTGATACAAGCGCCCCCTAAGTTTCTGCCCCCCGAATGGCACATTGCTAACAAGGCCCAATACAGTGGTGCCGAGGCCCAGCGGTCTCGTTCGGAACGCTTGGTGGACGAGAGCCAGCGGTTGGTAGATGAAATCGAGAGAACCACTCAGAAGACCCAGAGTGATGTCAACAAGAGAATAG AACAGAGACTTGAGGAGATAAAATTCTGGAGACAGCAGCTGGATGACAAGCTTGACCAGATTGTTAAGGAGACCGAAGTGCTTGTGTCCTtcaaaacaaggctggaaaaggcgctGGAAGGCTGCAAAGGACCACTTTCAACTATCCAGGAGTGTATCTTAAACCG cgAAAGGAGAGTTGGCATTGATCTGGTCCATGATGAAGTGGAACAGGAGCTGATCAAGGAAGTTGAGGTCTTCCAGGGAGCCCTTGCTCTCCTTGAACGTACCATGCAGCAAACAGATGAGCAACTCAG ACATATGCAGAAAGAAGGGGAGCTGGTGTCTTCATTCTACATCAAAAATTATGAGAGAGACAAAAGGCTTCTTTGCAAAATCTGGTGTTCTGTTCCATGGGGTTTGTG GCTTAATCGCACGGCCAAATACAATCTTGAACAGGACCTGAAGGACAAGTACATGGCCTTGACCATTGACAATTATTGCTCCAATCTGACCAACAACTCTCCTGATATTGGATACGCTCAAAATGTAGTCAAGGTTGAGGAGAA CTCAGTGAGCCCCGAACAGTGGATGGATTTCTCCAACGCAAACGTTGAAAAGGCTGACAAGCAGCGAAACAATTCCCTGACCCTCAGAGCCTTGATTGACAGCATTTTGTCGCAGACTGCAAGTGACATGCGCAAGCAAAACAGGACAGTAAATGTTGCGTTCCAGAACAGGGTGAAGGAGACCAAGGATGCCAAGAACAAATTAGAAATTCACCTGGCAAAG CTGATGGAGGAGATCAACTCTCAGATGAGAAATATTGAGGCTCTGACGAAAGCTATTCTGGATAAGAAGGGGCCAGCCAAGGTGGCCCAAACTCGCCTGGAGTCCCGGACTCACCGTCCAAATGTAGAGCTTTGCCGCGATATGGTGCAGTATCGACTCATGAATGAAGTGCAAGAAATCAACCATAATATCCAGAG GCTGATGGACACATTGACCCAGGCTGAAATTGAACTGAAAGGCCTCAACCGCCGGCAACTCTCCCTGGAGGAAGAGATTGAAGTCAAAGCAAATACCCTATACATTGATGAAGTGCTCTGCATGAGGATGAGAGAGTCCATTTCCATCAATAATTTTTGA